Proteins encoded in a region of the Sugiyamaella lignohabitans strain CBS 10342 chromosome B, complete sequence genome:
- the SUA5 gene encoding Sua5p (Protein involved in threonylcarbamoyl adenosine biosynthesis; Sua5p and Qri7p are necessary and sufficient for RNA t6A modification in vitro; null mutant lacks N6-threonylcarbamoyl adenosine (t6A) modification in the anticodon loop of ANN-decoding tRNA; member of conserved YrdC/Sua5 family; binds single-stranded telomeric DNA and null mutant has abnormal telomere length; GO_component: GO:0005694 - chromosome [Evidence IEA]; GO_component: GO:0000781 - chromosome, telomeric region [Evidence IEA,IEA]; GO_component: GO:0005737 - cytoplasm [Evidence IEA,IEA]; GO_component: GO:0005737 - cytoplasm [Evidence IDA] [PMID 14562095]; GO_component: GO:0005634 - nucleus [Evidence IEA,IEA]; GO_function: GO:0005524 - ATP binding [Evidence IEA]; GO_function: GO:0003677 - DNA binding [Evidence IEA]; GO_function: GO:0003725 - double-stranded RNA binding [Evidence IEA]; GO_function: GO:0000166 - nucleotide binding [Evidence IEA]; GO_function: GO:0016779 - nucleotidyltransferase activity [Evidence IEA]; GO_function: GO:0043047 - single-stranded telomeric DNA binding [Evidence IDA] [PMID 19369944]; GO_function: GO:0016740 - transferase activity [Evidence IEA]; GO_process: GO:0006417 - regulation of translation [Evidence IEA]; GO_process: GO:0006450 - regulation of translational fidelity [Evidence IMP] [PMID 19884342]; GO_process: GO:0008033 - tRNA processing [Evidence IEA]; GO_process: GO:0000723 - telomere maintenance [Evidence IMP] [PMID 19369944]; GO_process: GO:0070526 - threonylcarbamoyladenosine biosynthetic process [Evidence IDA] [PMID 23620299]; GO_process: GO:0070525 - threonylcarbamoyladenosine metabolic process [Evidence IMP] [PMID 19287007]; GO_process: GO:0070525 - threonylcarbamoyladenosine metabolic process [Evidence IMP] [PMID 21183954]): MYTKVLPVDPESIRFDPDDINKPPSIASPSSTLDNLNEAVKILQTSHDPVAFPTETVYGLGASALDTESARAIYTAKNRPADNPLIIHVSSIEQLERRLLPAGERVPEIYRGLINKFWPGPLTIILPVPDPTAISPVCTHGQSTFAVRLPANPVARALISLSDLPLAAPSANASTKPSPTQAQHVFTDLKGKIPLILDGGSSDIGVESTVVDGLSNPPMLLRPGGVSIEQIREFGGPSWQNVVVGRATAKSDEVVRTPGMKYKHYSPRAPLTLFIGCTEQQLIDYVIRSNPSSVGLLTTRHFNQKELAKTLRQLPGHITVHDKSLGQSGADISRNLFASFREMDAKGVDLILVEGIDEQNEGLAIMNRARKAASTVISA; encoded by the coding sequence ATGTATACTAAGGTACTGCCTGTGGATCCTGAATCTATTCGGTTTGATCCTGATGATATTAATAAGCCACCCTCTATTGCAAGTCCATCGAGCACTTTGGATAACTTGAATGAGGCCGTGAAAATATTACAGACTAGTCACGACCCGGTGGCATTCCCTACCGAGACAGTTTATGGTCTAGGGGCGTCGGCATTAGACACAGAGTCTGCTAGAGCAATATACACTGCCAAGAACAGGCCAGCTGATAATCCTTTAATTATCCATGTCTCTTCCATTGAACAGCTTGAGAGACGGTTGCTACCCGCTGGAGAGCGAGTTCCTGAAATATATAGGGGGCTAATTAACAAGTTCTGGCCTGGCCCTCTAACTATTATTCTCCCAGTACCTGACCCTACAGCCATTTCGCCCGTCTGTACCCATGGCCAAAGCACATTTGCTGTTCGATTACCAGCCAATCCAGTAGCCCGCGCACTAATATCACTGTCTGATTTGcccctggctgctccttctgCCAATGCCTCTACAAAGCCAAGCCCGACCCAGGCTCAACACGTATTTACCGACTTAAAAGGAAAGATTCCACTTATTCTTGATGGGGGATCTTCTGATATTGGTGTCGAGTCAACAGTAGTGGATGGATTAAGCAACCCGCCAATGTTGCTGCGGCCTGGTGGTGTATCTATCGAGCAAATTAGGGAGTTCGGCGGTCCTTCATGGCAGAATGTCGTGGTTGGTCGAGCGACTGCGAAATCTGATGAGGTGGTTAGGACCCCAGGAATGAAATATAAGCATTACTCGCCAAGAGCACCATtaacattatttattggcTGTACTGAACAGCAACTCATCGATTATGTCATCAGATCCAATCCTTCTTCGGTTGGATTATTAACCACCAGACACTTTAACCAAAAAGAACTGGCCAAAACCTTGCGGCAGCTACCAGGACATATCACTGTTCATGACAAGTCACTTGGTCAGAGCGGTGCCGATATTTCTCGAAATTTATTTGCATCATTTAGAGAAATGGACGCGAAGGGGGTGGATTTGATCCTGGTAGAAGGAATTGATGAACAAAACGAGGGACTTGCGATTATGAATAGAGCTCGCAAGGCTGCTTCGACTGTTATTTCAGCTTGA
- the PMR1 gene encoding Ca(2+)/Mn(2+)-transporting P-type ATPase PMR1 (High affinity Ca2+/Mn2+ P-type ATPase; required for Ca2+ and Mn2+ transport into Golgi; involved in Ca2+ dependent protein sorting and processing; D53A mutant (Mn2+ transporting) is rapamycin sensitive, Q783A mutant (Ca2+ transporting) is rapamycin resistant; Mn2+ transport into Golgi lumen appears to be required for rapamycin sensitivity; mutations in human homolog ATP2C1 cause acantholytic skin condition Hailey-Hailey disease; GO_component: GO:0005794 - Golgi apparatus [Evidence IEA]; GO_component: GO:0000139 - Golgi membrane [Evidence IEA]; GO_component: GO:0000139 - Golgi membrane [Evidence IDA] [PMID 24124599]; GO_component: GO:0000139 - Golgi membrane [Evidence IDA] [PMID 9092527]; GO_component: GO:0016021 - integral component of membrane [Evidence IEA,IEA]; GO_component: GO:0016021 - integral component of membrane [Evidence ISM] [PMID 12192589]; GO_component: GO:0016020 - membrane [Evidence IEA]; GO_function: GO:0005524 - ATP binding [Evidence IEA]; GO_function: GO:0005509 - calcium ion binding [Evidence IDA] [PMID 10545175]; GO_function: GO:0005388 - calcium-transporting ATPase activity [Evidence IEA,IEA]; GO_function: GO:0005388 - calcium-transporting ATPase activity [Evidence IDA,IMP] [PMID 10545175]; GO_function: GO:0005388 - calcium-transporting ATPase activity [Evidence IMP] [PMID 1379856]; GO_function: GO:0019829 - cation-transporting ATPase activity [Evidence IEA]; GO_function: GO:0016787 - hydrolase activity [Evidence IEA]; GO_function: GO:0015410 - manganese-transporting ATPase activity [Evidence IDA] [PMID 10801856]; GO_function: GO:0046872 - metal ion binding [Evidence IEA]; GO_function: GO:0000166 - nucleotide binding [Evidence IEA,IEA]; GO_process: GO:0070588 - calcium ion transmembrane transport [Evidence IEA,IEA]; GO_process: GO:0006816 - calcium ion transport [Evidence IEA,IEA]; GO_process: GO:0006816 - calcium ion transport [Evidence IDA,IMP] [PMID 10545175]; GO_process: GO:0006812 - cation transport [Evidence IEA]; GO_process: GO:0006874 - cellular calcium ion homeostasis [Evidence IGI] [PMID 23569283]; GO_process: GO:0006887 - exocytosis [Evidence IGI] [PMID 1379856]; GO_process: GO:0006811 - ion transport [Evidence IEA]; GO_process: GO:0006828 - manganese ion transport [Evidence IDA] [PMID 10801856]; GO_process: GO:0008152 - metabolic process [Evidence IEA]; GO_process: GO:0006810 - transport [Evidence IEA]) — protein MSEKSSNGRVETGPTPIANGQLPAATYCSLSSEETAARLHTSLTVGLESSQDVNYRKSVHGPNELTGQEQDSLGIRFLQQFYENPLILLLIGSAAISFIMGNIDDAVSITVAIFIVVTVGFVQEYRSEQSLEALNKLVPPSCHLTRGNHSSTVLASNLVPGDLVHFSVGDRIPADVRITEAAGLSIDESNLTGEPHPVHKDIQEVKTESPLGTIPVSDRTCIAFMGTLVCAGNGSGIVVGTGHNTEFGSVFEMMAEIDKPKTPLQISMDKLGKELSLMSFGVIGMICLIGVIQGRSWLDMFQIGVSLAVAAIPEGLPIIVTVTLALGVLRMAEEKAIMRRLPSVETLGSVNVICSDKTGTLTKNRMTVTKLWTVGMGSTSKSWLTIDSHSTVNELTHHVTDNPALPVMLQVGNFCNNTRTSEETGKHIGNPTDVALIDVLDKFGLEDARNTRTRVSETPFSSSRKWMAVSAHSGDATNSTVYVKGAVERILPLCKKYVDAKGKPNGTIDEKSSKAINDVATTMALEGVRILAFAYSLKPSQDTENLQDLVFAGLIGMYDPPRPGVNNSINRLMQGSVKVIMITGDSEATASTIAKQIGMPLNGERSVMTGETLERLSTKELAEAISYVTVFARTSPENKLNIVRALQARGDVVAMTGDGVNDAPALKLADIGISMGESGTDVAKEAADMVLVDDDFNTILNAIKEGKAIFSNIQNFLAFQLSTSVAALTLVVLSTLFKLPNPLNAMQILWINILMDGPPAQSLGVEPVDPVVMTKPPRSRNDHVLTRSLVQRVFQSGLLIVFGTLFVYVREMSDNVVTARDTTMSFTCFVFFDMFNALSCRSTTKSVLEIGLFSNKMFNFAVGFSLLGQMAVIYVPFFQAIFQTEALYLSDLILLIALSSSVLIVDEIRKHYVRKNEWMSRYSNAV, from the coding sequence ATGTCTGAGAAAAGTTCCAACGGCCGGGTAGAGACGGGCCCCACCCCTATAGCAAATGGTCAgttaccagcagccacGTATTGTTCACTCTCTAGCGAAGAAACTGCTGCCAGGCTACACACTTCATTGACAGTTGGTTTAGAATCATCCCAAGATGTTAATTATAGGAAAAGTGTGCATGGCCCTAATGAGTTGACGGGCCAAGAACAGGATTCTTTAGGAATCAGATTTTTACAACAATTTTATGAGAACCCTTTGATATTACTATTAATTGGTTCGGCCGCCATTAGTTTTATAATGGGAAatattgatgatgctgttaGTATTACAGTAGCCATTTTCATTGTAGTTACGGTCGGATTTGTGCAAGAATACCGATCCGAACAATCTTTAGAAGCATTAAATAAGTTGGTTCCACCCTCATGCCATCTTACTAGAGGAAATCACTCATCGACTGTATTAGCATCCAATTTGGTCCCTGGCGATTTGGttcatttttcagtggGTGATCGTATTCCTGCTGATGTTAGAATCACCGAAGCCGCTGGCTTAAGTATTGATGAAAGTAACCTTACTGGAGAGCCCCATCCTGTTCACAAAGACATTCAAGAGGTTAAAACTGAATCTCCGCTTGGAACTATTCCTGTATCTGACAGGACATGTATTGCATTCATGGGCACCTTGGTTTGTGCTGGTAATGGTTCTGGTATTGTAGTTGGAACTGGTCATAACACCGAGTTTGGCAGCGTGTTTGAAATGATGGCTGAAATCGACAAGCCCAAGACTCCATTACAAATTTCCATGGACAAACTTGGCAAGGAACTCTCTTTAATGAGTTTTGGTGTCATCGGTatgatttgtttgattggTGTTATCCAAGGCCGCTCATGGTTGGACATGTTCCAAATCGGAGTATCATTAGCAGTTGCGGCTATTCCTGAAGGATTGCCAATTATTGTCACTGTGACATTGGCACTCGGCGTACTTCGTATGGCGGAGGAAAAAGCTATTATGCGTCGTCTGCCAAGCGTTGAAACTCTCGGATCGGTTAATGTTATCTGTAGTGATAAGACTGGCACTTTGACCAAAAATCGCATGACCGTGACTAAACTGTGGACGGTTGGCATGGGTTCTACGTCAAAATCATGGCTGACAATCGACTCCCATAGTACTGTCAATGAGCTTACGCACCATGTAACTGATAACCCTGCACTACCAGTCATGTTACAGGTAGGTAACTTTTGTAACAACACCAGGACTTCAGAAGAAACTGGTAAGCATATTGGAAATCCCACAGATGTTGCTCTTATTGATGTTCTTGACAAGTTTGGTTTGGAAGATGCTCGTAACACTAGAACTCGTGTTAGTGAGACACCATTTTCGTCTTCTCGTAAGTGGATGGCTGTCTCTGCTCATAGTGGAGATGCCACGAACTCTACTGTATATGTTAAGGGTGCCGTCGAAAGGATACTTCCTCTTTGTAAGAAGTATGTCGATGCCAAGGGTAAGCCAAATGGCACTATCGATGAAAAGAGTTCCAAGGCCATTAATGATGTTGCTACCACTATGGCACTTGAAGGAGTTAGAATTTTGGCATTTGCCTACTCATTAAAGCCATCTCAGGATACCGAAAACCTTCAAGACTTGGTATTTGCTGGTTTGATTGGCATGTACGATCCTCCTAGACCCGGTGTGAACAATTCAATCAATAGATTGATGCAGGGAAGTGTTAAGGTTATTATGATCACTGGTGATAGCGAGGCAACTGCTTCTACTATTGCTAAACAAATTGGCATGCCACTTAACGGGGAACGCTCGGTGATGACTGGCGAGACCCTGGAACGTCTGTCAACTAAAGAACTGGCAGAAGCTATTTCTTATGTTACTGTGTTTGCCCGTACTTCGCCGGAGAACAAGCTGAATATTGTCCGTGCTTTGCAAGCCCGTGGTGATGTCGTTGCCATGACGGGTGATGGTGTCAATGATGCTCCTGCTCTCAAATTGGCTGATATCGGCATCAGTATGGGTGAAAGTGGTACAGATGTAGCTAAGGAAGCTGCCGATATGGTACTTGTAGATGATGATTTCAACACTATTCTCAATGCCATCAAAGAGGGCAAGGCTATTTTTTCTAATATTCAAAATTTCCTCGCATTCCAGCTCTCAACTTCGGTTGCTGCCCTTACTTTGGTCGTACTTTCTACGTTGTTTAAGCTGCCTAATCCATTAAATGCAATGCAAATTCTGTGGATTAATATTCTTATGGATGGTCCCCCAGCCCAATCTTTAGGTGTTGAACCTGTTGACCCCGTTGTTATGACAAAGCCTCCCCGTTCTCGAAACGATCATGTATTAACCAGGTCTCTTGTTCAAAGGGTGTTCCAATCTGGTCTTCTCATAGTCTTTGGTACCCTCTTTGTTTATGTACGTGAAATGAGCGACAACGTGGTAACGGCTAGAGACACGACAATGTCATTCACCTGTTTTGTATTTTTCGATATGTTCAACGCACTTTCCTGTCGTTCGACCACTAAAAGTGTTTTGGAAATTGGCCTTTTCTCCAATAAAATGTTCAACTTTGCAGTGGGATTCTCTCTCCTTGGTCAAATGGCTGTCATTTATGTTCCATTTTTCCAAGCCATTTTTCAAACTGAGGCCCTATACCTTTCGGACCTGATCCTTCTTATCGCACTTTCCAGTAGTGTCCTTATTGTCGATGAGATCCGCAAGCATTATGTGCGCAAAAACGAATGGATGTCTCGCTACTCCAATGCTGTATAA
- a CDS encoding unintegrated signal peptide — MTGSAGLSVTWCVSSLTVLWESIVSHDFDVEPMPTVHSLVTVMRFLVKVPVLSLQITLTDPRVSTLGRRRIIAFSSAIRSTPSANVTVTIIGNPSGIAATANDTPIWNMSNHERPWITPIKQIIPMTPKLIKESSLPSLSMEICNGVLGLSISAIISNTLPNSVL; from the coding sequence ATGACTGGTAGTGCAGGGTTATCAGTTACATGGTGCGTAAGCTCATTGACAGTACTATGGGAGTCGATTGTCAGCCATGATTTTGACGTAGAACCCATGCCAACCGTCCACAGTTTAGTCACGGTCATGCGATTTTTGGTCAAAGTGCCAGTCTTATCACTACAGATAACATTAACCGATCCGAGAGTTTCAACGCTTGGCAGACGACGCATAATAGCTTTTTCCTCCGCCATACGAAGTACGCCGAGTGCCAATGTCACAGTGACAATAATTGGCAATCCTTCAGGAATAGCCGCAACTGCTAATGATACTCCGATTTGGAACATGTCCAACCATGAGCGGCCTTGGATAACAccaatcaaacaaatcatACCGATGACACCAAAACTCATTAAAGAGAGTTCCTTGCCAAGTTTGTCCATGGAAATTTGTAATGGAGTCTTGGGCTTGTCGATTTCAGCCATCATTTCAAACACGCTGCCAAACTCGGTGTTATGA